From the Deinococcus yavapaiensis KR-236 genome, one window contains:
- a CDS encoding ribosome-binding factor A: MKPAQVEAQLMRALSGAIAELRDPRVPLIVTVERVSVTSDYGLARVYVSALGDMSGLMEALEQARGRLQREVARTVKLRRTPILEFYDASERLS; encoded by the coding sequence TTGAAGCCCGCACAAGTCGAGGCGCAGCTCATGCGGGCGCTGTCGGGCGCGATCGCCGAGCTGCGTGATCCGCGCGTGCCGCTCATCGTGACGGTCGAGCGCGTTTCGGTCACGAGCGATTACGGCTTGGCGCGCGTGTACGTGTCGGCGCTCGGGGACATGAGCGGCTTGATGGAGGCCTTGGAGCAAGCGCGAGGTCGCTTGCAGCGCGAGGTGGCACGCACGGTGAAGCTGCGGCGCACGCCGATCTTGGAGTTCTACGACGCCTCGGAGCGTCTTTCGTGA
- the glmM gene encoding phosphoglucosamine mutase — protein MTSRKYFGTDGVRSVAGEFPLTSAWVMQLGAAAAEVLKAEGGRPTVVIGKDTRQSGDMLEAALAAGLTARGVNVVHVGVLPTPGVSYLTRHLGASAGVVISASHNPYEDNGIKFFGASGEKLSDELEARVEAMMDSLADLPPITGIALGSVTDYTEAERLYVDFLLSLAPDLSGLRVAMDCANGAAYRVAPKVFQRAGADVFAVFTTPDGKNINRGCGSTHLDTLAKLVREGDFDLGVAFDGDADRALFVDSRGNAVHGDHMLLLGARARREEAVVTTIMANMALEVKLAELGVRLERTAVGDRYVHERLKERGLTLGGEQSGHVLFLDLSPTGDGVLTALQVLRASLEAGVSLDELYAELVMFPQTLVNVRVADKHGVSQDPEVALAVRAAEDRLAGRGRVNLRASGTESLVRVMVEGPDEAEIREIASSIAGVISSRASVATR, from the coding sequence ATGACGAGTCGGAAGTATTTCGGCACCGACGGGGTAAGATCGGTCGCCGGTGAATTCCCGTTGACGTCCGCGTGGGTCATGCAACTTGGCGCGGCGGCAGCGGAAGTGTTGAAGGCGGAAGGTGGACGCCCCACCGTGGTGATCGGGAAGGACACACGGCAAAGCGGTGACATGCTCGAAGCCGCCCTGGCAGCCGGTCTGACAGCTCGGGGCGTGAACGTCGTTCACGTCGGCGTGCTGCCCACGCCGGGCGTCAGTTACCTCACGCGGCATTTGGGCGCGTCGGCGGGCGTCGTGATCTCGGCGTCTCACAATCCGTATGAAGACAACGGAATCAAGTTCTTCGGCGCCAGCGGTGAAAAGCTGTCCGACGAATTGGAGGCGCGCGTCGAGGCGATGATGGACTCGCTGGCGGACTTGCCTCCCATCACGGGCATCGCCCTCGGAAGCGTCACGGACTACACGGAGGCCGAGCGGCTGTACGTCGACTTTCTGCTGTCTCTCGCTCCTGACTTGTCGGGCCTGCGCGTCGCGATGGACTGCGCGAACGGCGCGGCGTACCGCGTGGCGCCCAAGGTATTTCAACGGGCGGGCGCGGACGTCTTCGCGGTGTTCACGACGCCTGACGGGAAGAACATCAATCGGGGGTGCGGCTCGACGCACCTCGACACGCTGGCGAAGCTCGTGCGTGAAGGTGACTTCGATCTCGGCGTGGCCTTCGATGGCGACGCCGATCGGGCGCTTTTCGTCGATTCGCGTGGAAACGCCGTGCACGGCGACCACATGCTGCTGCTCGGCGCGCGGGCCCGCCGTGAGGAAGCCGTCGTCACGACGATCATGGCGAACATGGCGCTGGAAGTGAAGCTCGCCGAACTCGGCGTGCGGCTGGAGCGCACGGCCGTCGGGGATCGCTACGTCCACGAGCGCCTCAAGGAGCGTGGACTCACCCTCGGGGGAGAGCAGAGCGGGCACGTGCTGTTCCTCGACCTCAGCCCGACGGGTGACGGGGTCCTGACAGCCCTACAAGTGCTGCGGGCCTCCTTGGAAGCGGGCGTGAGCCTTGACGAGTTGTACGCCGAGCTCGTGATGTTTCCGCAGACGCTCGTGAACGTGCGCGTCGCCGACAAGCACGGCGTGTCGCAAGATCCGGAGGTGGCGTTGGCGGTGCGCGCGGCCGAGGACCGCCTCGCGGGTCGGGGACGCGTGAATCTGCGTGCCAGCGGGACGGAGTCGCTCGTGCGCGTGATGGTGGAAGGGCCGGACGAAGCGGAAATTCGCGAAATCGCGTCGTCCATCGCGGGCGTCATTTCATCGCGTGCATCGGTGGCGACACGATGA
- a CDS encoding GNAT family N-acetyltransferase, translating into MNGSQDSLLVRPLAPSLFEAFLRLSREVDPGASLTDRGLNALLYRQLPGIVSGGLVVQAGQELLGGCLFESAGVDLPIVRVSVFLREEARANPPEDQLFRALLAELQARSIRTLQAAVDPASWQEALYRRRHFAVTSELFEHRRHVMAPLSQKFEQSADQADASGYRALIGMPDAALQQEFVALLVASLREATGEVNSARAQVTISSWYRLAKQDRVSAYVLKADGRLVSAAALIRKEPRTLHYVTVGTAPEERNSGVNSLLRRKVHQWAATHDVDVLSGVVASTNTPIMNIVRALNSTLLPYALHFELNLSSNAST; encoded by the coding sequence ATGAATGGATCTCAAGATTCACTTCTTGTTCGTCCTTTGGCTCCGTCCTTGTTCGAGGCGTTTCTGCGATTGTCGCGAGAGGTTGACCCCGGCGCTTCCTTGACCGATCGCGGGCTCAACGCGCTGTTATATCGCCAACTCCCTGGCATCGTGTCCGGTGGTCTAGTCGTGCAAGCGGGTCAGGAACTTCTCGGCGGGTGCCTCTTCGAGTCGGCAGGAGTCGATCTTCCGATTGTTCGGGTAAGCGTATTCTTGCGCGAGGAGGCTCGCGCGAACCCCCCTGAAGATCAATTGTTCCGAGCCTTGTTGGCCGAGTTGCAGGCTCGGTCGATTCGTACGCTGCAGGCAGCTGTTGATCCTGCATCATGGCAAGAGGCGTTGTATCGGCGCCGGCACTTTGCAGTGACATCCGAGCTGTTCGAACACCGCCGACATGTCATGGCGCCCCTGTCGCAAAAGTTCGAGCAAAGCGCCGACCAAGCAGATGCGAGCGGCTATCGAGCATTGATAGGAATGCCGGACGCCGCGTTGCAGCAAGAGTTTGTCGCGTTGCTCGTGGCGTCGCTTCGAGAAGCGACTGGAGAGGTGAACTCCGCACGAGCACAAGTGACAATCTCGTCGTGGTATCGCCTTGCCAAGCAGGACCGGGTTTCGGCCTACGTCTTGAAGGCCGACGGACGCCTCGTCTCGGCAGCTGCGCTGATCCGCAAAGAGCCCAGGACACTGCACTATGTGACAGTAGGAACTGCTCCCGAGGAGCGCAACAGCGGCGTGAACAGCCTTCTACGAAGAAAGGTGCACCAGTGGGCAGCGACGCACGATGTCGACGTGTTGTCCGGCGTCGTCGCTTCGACAAACACGCCCATCATGAACATTGTTCGTGCCTTGAATTCGACGCTGCTTCCCTACGCTTTGCACTTCGAGCTCAATTTGTCATCGAACGCGTCGACCTGA